In the Sebastes fasciatus isolate fSebFas1 chromosome 12, fSebFas1.pri, whole genome shotgun sequence genome, tattattttttttctcctttcgtTGCCTGATCCGCTGGTTTATCTAAGATGAAGGCTGTTCCTCCTCCGGTCCTCCAGCCCCaggactcctcctcctcctccacctcctccagcagcagccagcTCTCCCTTCACTATCTGTCCAAGCAGAGCCTGAACATCGCCCGGTGCAGGATGGAAGAGGAGGACCTGTTCTGCCTGCAGTACGACATGAACGACTGCTACAGCCGGCTGAAGCGCCTGGTGCCCACCATCCCACAGGATAAGAAAGTGAGCAAAGTGGAGATCCTCCAGCATGTCATAGACTACATCCTGGACCTGCAGCTGGCTCTGGAGACGCACCCTTCTCTCCATAagcagcagacacagacacagccaCAGAGGACCGGGACCTGTCCTCCACCAGCCTCCAACCGGACACCGCTGACGGTGCTCAACGTCG is a window encoding:
- the id4 gene encoding DNA-binding protein inhibitor ID-4 isoform X2 translates to MKAVPPPVLQPQDSSSSSTSSSSSQLSLHYLSKQSLNIARCRMEEEDLFCLQYDMNDCYSRLKRLVPTIPQDKKVSKVEILQHVIDYILDLQLALETHPSLHKQQTQTQPQRTGTCPPPASNRTPLTVLNVDHHQRTSIVKKPEDSILCR
- the id4 gene encoding DNA-binding protein inhibitor ID-4 isoform X1 translates to MKAVPPPVLQPQDSSSSSTSSSSSQLSLHYLSKQSLNIARCRMEEEDLFCLQYDMNDCYSRLKRLVPTIPQDKKVSKVEILQHVIDYILDLQLALETHPSLHKQQTQTQPQRTGTCPPPASNRTPLTVLNVDHHQVCRPHRAAPKPAKASPGTHTQLEAQSQGGFQKNAGKEFNPNKNHYSNQLFFVVVGAI